The genomic DNA CACTATGACCTGGATTTTCTCGAACTTGCGGTTGAGTTCCTTTTCGATAAATGTGACGGACTGACCGGTCTTCTGAAACGTGAACCATTCCTGGAAGAGTTTACAGTGATGCTTCATTCGATGGCTGAGGATGAATATCATACATTGATGCTGCTTGATCTGGATTTCTTCAAAAAAATCAACGATTCATACGGACATCTCGCAGGCGACAAGGTGCTTTCCGGATTTGCGCAGCTCCTGGAGCGTGAAACTTCAGGCAAATGCATTTGCGGCCGCTTTGGCGGGGAAGAGTTCATGGTCTTTCTTGTGCACAGGGAAAAGCGTGAAGCCTGGTCTCTGCTCGAGCGGCTTCGCGAGAAAGCTCTTGGATTGGACTATGGAATCGGGACCAGTGTAAATTTCAGCGCTGGATTGATCACCCGTTGCGGCAGCAACAGTCCTGAGGACGAGTTCAATTTTCTGCTTGAAAAGTCCGACATTTCCCTGTACCAGGCTAAAAAGATGGGGAGAGGGCGGTCAGTTTCCTTCGATGAAGTGCTGGATTGCGGGGGTGCGATTTTATACAGGCTGCCTAATCATGAAGCAATCATCAGTTTCGGACGCAAACACGGACTTGTAATGGGTGAAAAATTTTTTGTGATCGATCGCAGGATGAATGGCAGAGAGCTGATTCCAGGTACAAACGGGGACTTCCTTCCCAGGCGGGTCAAAGGTGAGATCTTTGTGCCTCACGACCCGACTGTGCTTCAGAATGAGACCAGCCTGGTGAACATTCTGTACGAATTGAAAGACTGGCCGGTTTCAGAAGGAGACGTTCTGGAAAAAGCAGAGGGCTCAACTGTGGAAATCCAGGGCGAGATTGTTTCCTATCGCTCACTTGTGAAATACGACCTGGACTGGTTGAATCAAGAGGTCAGGAAACCTGAATTCCGGAAAAACACCCTGATCCTGCTCCTGATTGAGGATGCCGGAATCTGCATCAATAAATTCGGATATGATGTTTATCAGCGCCAGATCAGCGCTTTGCGGGATTTCTGGGGAAATCAGTTCGGAGGGAGCTCTCTGATCCTGAAACTTGGCGAACTTTGCTTTTTCGGGCCTGTTGGTGAAAATCAGCTCGCTTTGTTTGAAAAAAAAGTGGCACTTATTCAGTCTGAACGGATAGTAGGCATCATTTTTTCTGAGCCGTCCCA from Candidatus Wallbacteria bacterium includes the following:
- a CDS encoding diguanylate cyclase — its product is MPSRKLKIKREIKEVHLRLFRSCLKKYGLTMSEKAVKSSLILEDACGKSFYFIYDDKHYDLDFLELAVEFLFDKCDGLTGLLKREPFLEEFTVMLHSMAEDEYHTLMLLDLDFFKKINDSYGHLAGDKVLSGFAQLLERETSGKCICGRFGGEEFMVFLVHREKREAWSLLERLREKALGLDYGIGTSVNFSAGLITRCGSNSPEDEFNFLLEKSDISLYQAKKMGRGRSVSFDEVLDCGGAILYRLPNHEAIISFGRKHGLVMGEKFFVIDRRMNGRELIPGTNGDFLPRRVKGEIFVPHDPTVLQNETSLVNILYELKDWPVSEGDVLEKAEGSTVEIQGEIVSYRSLVKYDLDWLNQEVRKPEFRKNTLILLLIEDAGICINKFGYDVYQRQISALRDFWGNQFGGSSLILKLGELCFFGPVGENQLALFEKKVALIQSERIVGIIFSEPSHDFYEEAKKILPYLSKHKLYRWDDNLFVEIGLETLRKDPEKGLIFLKNAGNLPLIDKGKLNVNLFAAYKLTRDWKMALETFYKIPDSELNHILWGMAGEIYFFAGDPERAENCYQTSLKLKPDYENSLNNLAQLYITSFFNDRVRLELALQLVNSALISKPDQPNFLDTLRQLNLLLENKKCTD